The sequence CATCCAAGATTGCCCTCATTTAGCAGCCAGACTCAAGTGCAGCTTAGCCAGCAGAAAGAAAATTCAGATAGATTAAAAACCAGCCTCCCTCCTATTTATCTCCATTTCTTGCGAACGAATGATCCAACGGAAAACGTTATGAATTCACCAATGTGATCTGACGTTAAATCAGCTGTACCAATTTTCAATTAGGTGAacgtgagtgtatgtgtgtgtgtcatggcgGATGATGGAGGGTTATTACTTTAGAACGAGTTGAACTGCTTGTTAAGGCACTTGATACAAATTGGttaaaactttcaaaataaaatgtggagAATGGAGGGGTGTCACGTAGCGGTCTGTTGGTGCTGGCTTTGTGTCATTGGTGGATATGAATCTTCACAATGTGCCTTGATATATTTTTTGACTTGGTCCCAAGCTTTCCTCCCGGTGCTTATGTCTTCAGGGTGTGGTGGTGCAGCAGCACATAGCccaataaaaaatgcaaatgagtTCTTCTGAAACACGTCCATCAAAATACACATTCCTTATGGTgcatccaaaaaaagaaaaaaaagtagccAAACAGAaactatacatttaaaaaaaaaattacaagaaCTCCAAGACAGGGGATGGAAAAAAGATACAAAGGGGAATGGATGATGGACTGATCTGTTGAGAGAAAATTGAAATTAAGTTTATTACATTCTCTTAACATTTATATCatatatttcactttttacacTAAATAGTTTTTGAAATGAGGCCCTTCAGTATTTGGACCAGAATGCCCTTGCATTATAAAAAGGATATTATATTCAACGACTCCAATCGTGGACAAAAACACTTTAgattattttgatttttaaacagAAACGTCTGAAAATGACAGAATAGCCCTCCTGCAGTTGCTAGAGACTGAAGGTCTGGCTCAACGATACTCCAGGTCATACACAAAATTGTGTTCCATGGGTCTTTAACACAATATTTATGTTGAAAAACTGCAGACTTGTGACAGCAACAATTGCATTAAAATggcatattatgctcatttggTACATCTACCATCAGGTTTAGCAGGGGTAACATAGCTTTCTCACAGGGGACATTTTTACTTGGCACATCAGGAAATTCCCCATCATGGCAATGACTGCAATAATTGTCTTCAGTTGTGCCAGTAAGTTCTACTTATAAGAGATGCACCGATAATGCCTTTTTTCAGACCAAGTTTGATAATTAGGTATTACAGTTCTAACAATGACTTTGCGAACATgcagaagtgtattttacaacaACAGCTCGAGCTTCTCAAGAGTTTATGAGGTACGATTAATGCATGGTCCTGTCGGTGCCCAtgtgctttgttgtttgtttacataacTTACTGGGAAGGCAACATGTTGTTCAAGTTCTGTTCCTCCCTTATCTCAGACTCTGGCAGCAGCCATGGTGTCTTGAAAAGTGGAACTGTAGGCTACCGCTGAGCTGTGTTGAGCTACCGAGTGCTGCACATCCCAGACTGACTGCCGGTGTTTGAATCCTTATGACTGAAATACAGCCGCAGTTTAGGCTGTTTAGCTTTAATCTAAACAGCCTCAACTGTAGTAGTATATGCGCAGGACCTGATACCAACACTTGGTGCACCACTGAGCCAGTGTGCCTGATAGAGCGCTGGCACAGCAAGACGTAATGGCTGCCATTAAAATCAGTCCAATTATAAAGCTTTTATCTTGACCTGTGTATTGAAATGGTTGCATTGACATCAAAAAGACAGAAGCAGCTAAATGATCCTGGAACTATCCGGAAAGAGGAAAGATTTGTGTATATGTCTGTACCTACTGGCTCATGGCTTGAGTTCTTCGCCACTCTCACTGTGGTACTCTGCCACATATAGGCTCTTGTCAATGATGCCAGGGATGGGCTTGATCTCTGTCCCGAGCTGCTCCTCAATCCCTTTCAGGTTGAAGCGATCATCGTAAGTGATGAGGTTGATGGCCAGACCCAAGTGTCCAAAGCGGCCTGGACATTAAGGACAGGAGCgtttaaatgtaattactttATGGTTTGctaccccaaaaaataaatctttgtaCAAGAGGCtcagcaggaaaagaaaaaaaaaaaaaacaagggctCTTACCAGATCTACCAATGCGATGAAGGTATGTTTCTCCCAGCTTGGGAAAATCAAAATTGATCACAACATTCACAGCTTGAATGTCAATTCCTCTTGTGAAAAGGTCTACAGGAAAAAAGCAAGAAATCAAACTGATAGTAACACCAATATAATACATTTGGACCAAATGTTAATTGTCTGCAGAATAAGAATATCAAAGTTTGGCAGCATTTTATTTCAACCCACGAGTCGCTACAAACTTGAAATGAAAGATGTAAACATGAATAAGAGTTCTTTACAGCTGAAAATGTGGCCACACCTGTGGAGGAACTCAAGTCTAACCAACAAGGCACCACAGAAGTATGTGCATGAAATGTGTCATCACAATTACGCAGTAGTACCGACAAGCACTTTcgttttgctttattttgacTCACACAACCCTTCAATATGACAGGCGGACCTGCTCATAGCTTAACCCTCAACCTTGTAATGAAATTTCAAGTTATGGACATCATTTCTTTCAAGAGAACCTGGGTTAACGttgtgtaatattatttatgatCTCATCATTGTGGATTTATTGTACAAATGCTCTGAGAAGACACTGCCGTATCAGTGTAATACCAAAGCCTCTGGAAGGCCTACAATTGCAAGAGAGACCTCGTTGAAATTCCGCAGATCCCAGTTGATCTCACTTGTCTAAAGCCTGAAATGCATTGCCATTGTGTCTGTCACTTTGTTGGCACATATAAAGCTTACACATTTCTATTTCTAATGTTTCTACAGTCTATTTGCTTTCAGTTAAGATTTGCCCGCCAAGCTGAGTGATGCAACAATCAGGCTTTGTTTATGCTCTAAGATTCAGGGAGTAGACAATGACTAACCACTTGGGTGACTCACATGACATGAGCTGCACTCGCAGAGTTGGTACTATTAGCTCAGCACTGATATggcacacatttttttaaactatcaaCATATTACATCGGTCAACTCAAAGACCGTGCGTTTAAAAAGCTACATGTAATCTGATTGGACACGCTTTGAAAAGTCAGTGGCAAGCAGGGTTGATTTACCAATCATGTGAACTACAAGTCCACAACTCACAGCAAGTCTGGTAGTTATAATGTATCCACAGTAGCTGCTGGTTGCAATGAAACAGCTTCTAGACAGTTAcacaattatataaaatatagtgTAGGTACGTGCACATGACTACCACTTACCAGTGCAGACAAGATTCCGGCAGAGGCCGTTTCTAAAGTCATGGAACACACGGTTGCGATGCTCCTGGAGAGCAGAAAAGAGATGTCATGTAAACCTCATGGTTGATTCTTGAGTATACcacatttaaatttgaaaagCACCATGTTATGGGTCCGTAGTTTTATTGTCTATAATGAACAAGTAAGGATGCAAAACTAGGCTGCAATGTGAATACATTAAATATTTTCCAGGTAACCTGTAACGGATGACAAATAAGGCCCAGTCCAAAAGCTGTTTGTACAGTTCCAAGTGTCAATAGGACCCTTTCTCATTGGTGGACAAACTGGCAGTACCACTGCAGAAATAAAGCATTGGTGTGGAACTAGAGTAGCACATCTAAAAGAGGTACGTGCACGTCTGCACGATGTACCACTTTAATGCACACCAAAAGTAGTAAGTAGCTGCTGTTCTGGTATGCATCCATCGCCACCTGCATGTATTTTGGTCTTAGGGCTGGTAGAGCTGATATTTCTGAGGCAGTACTTTGAGCTGACCTGTCTCATCTTGGCATGAATGTAGAAACATGAATAACCGAGCTGGGAGATCTTCTTGGCAAGGAGCTCCACTCTCTGAGAGGAGTTGCAGAAGATTATAGACTGGTTGATCTGGAGCTGAAAAAAATAAGACCACCAACAGCAGTTTCTCGGTGAAAACAATGTTTGAATTGTGAAGATTCCAGCCATGTGTTTCAATGATCCAATACTTAACatgcaatgaaaaacaaaaattcaaacCGACTCAAACTGTCCTTTATGACAGCATCCATTTCCATAAAAAGCCTGCAGTAAAGTTGGCCCTTCAAGTGCAATAAAGGTAATGCTCACCCTGGAGAACAAGGTGTTGAGGCAATGGACCTTTTGCCTTTCAGTTACATAAGCGTAATACTGAGTCACACCCTTCAGTGTAAGCTCCTCCATCAGGTTGATCTCATAGGGTTTCTGCAAGTGTGCATTCTACAAAGCAGGGGAAGACAGGGGTTGTTAGACTGATGTTGTGCCACACATTCTGAAGGCTGATTTGTGCAGCAGCAATAGGAAATTATCAAacaagtaccaaaagtaaaaaaataaaataaaaagaattacTTACCATAAACTTTTGCACGCTAAGAGGGAAGGTTGCAGAATAGAGCAGAATCTGCCTTTGTTTGGCCAGGAAGCCCAGCATTTCCTCCATCATTAGCACAAAGTCCTGAGACAGGAGTTTGTCAGCCTATTGAGTAGAGGGACATAGGGGAAAGGCACATTGAAGAGCTGTCAGGACAAAAAAGTATTATCACACAAAAtggtcacaaaatgaaaaactaacTCACTTCATCTAGAACGACCATCTGCACTTGGTTGACTTTAGCCACCCCTTTCTTGATGAGGTCTAAAATCCTCCCAGGAGTGGCAATGATCACATGTACTgcaaaataacatttgtaacAATGTTATGACTTGGCAGAGGATATTAAAATGAGCAGCTTTCAGGGTAGCATTATGAAAGTAAAAGGatcagaggcctgtactacaaagCAAAATAGACAATTATAGTTAACATTTAGAGAACGACAAGCCCGTTAACATTCCCCAATGGGTATATAGATTTTAAGCGGAGGGAATTACCTATAGcttatttgtattttacagtgatagaagtactgattatttaaatggagtacAGTGGGTTTTGTGACGGTGATTTcagcattaaataaaaaaaatgttggctgagtgagtttagTCTACAGGATTGTTGGCTTCTTGAGCCGTGCGTTGCCAATGCACACATCGATttgaataatgtttttatttgcgcTCACGATCTTTTACCACTGCCATGATTGCAACTGAAATGGGCTAAAGCAACAACAGTTAATGGACAgcacaagtgtaattatggtcagaaCCTGGGTCTGACTGATGAGGACGTGATAGTGATATAAAGTTAAGCGTTGTGATTTACGCATTTACAGCAACTGTATTGCAATTTCCCTGCAAAAACGGTGTCTGTGTTCTTTAAATTTATGTAGCATTAAAGTTTGctcttatgtaaaatatgcagctctggtaggtttgtgattggtcatgcTGTGCCAACACTATATTCACTCAGTAACAGAGCAGGGGTTTTAATTAGCTGGCATGTTTCAAATCGTCAACACCCCTTACCTGCAGGGATCAACGGTAACTTTTTCCAAGGAAATTTTTTAAAGAGGGGGCAATGAAAATGTATCAACCGTTTCTTTTCATAAACGACGAGACATTTACAAACAAagatatatttatttcaatagAACGAGTATAGTAGTTTGattatttttgcttaaaaactgTATTTAAGAATTTCACTTTAAACCGTAATTGATTCAAGGTTCATTTGTCATTGTACAACAAATGTCCCACTAAATCAGACAGACCTTAGGGGAATTCACTCCAGTCAACTAATAGACTGGATTACATAAAAAGGTAACCACTATTGGTGCAGTGTGATACCGCTTGTACAGGGGATGGTAAAGAGGTCTCATGCTCTGGTATTTGTTCAGTTAACAAGGATAAGCAATGATAAAGTGGTTGCAACTGtggttaatatatatatatatatatatatatatatatatatatatatatatatatatatatatatatatatattaataaaaagagCCAGGCAGCTGCAACATAACCACGTAAAACTAAACGCAGCAAAGTTCACAACACCAAAAAACGGCAAGAATGATAATACCTTGATGTTATGTGTtcctaaatacattttacagtacAAACAGTACAGTCCATTTTTAGTTGCAAAAGCAAGTAAACTGTTGCACCGTCGAGTCCTGGCCTGCCAATAATAGTAACTGTACAACCATGagattagaaaaataaaaacaaaaaggcataTGTTAGCAAATTACATTTCATCATGGACTTTATTATGGATTATAGCCTTAACACCAGCCCAGCCAGGAATTTACTACAGCCGCCAAGTCTGATGCCCAACAGTGTGTTTCGTTAACGCTGAGGGCCACTAATGCATCACGCCTCTCCATCGCTATAGGACACACGCATCACCCACAGCTAGATAGCTTATCCAACAGCTTTTACCTACACAAAACTGGTGAACAGTTTTACAGTGTACAGTAAATTGTGCCATTTCAGAAATaaatagtgctgtcaaacaaaatatttattCACGATTAATCGTACATTTCAGTATGCTATCACGGTGCAAATGATGGAAAATGAAATGGACTTTTAATTTctggtttaacattaaaattgcCAACCACCTCACATTGCGGTTTTGTGATGTGGCCAGTAAATTATGAACAGATCGCTTCATGAGAGACTCAGATTACCAATATCCTACAAAGAggacagagcccccccccccccccccatctgtgtTAAATAACAGCAAGATCAAATAGACTTCCCAGACTTAATACATGGGCCAGATCTGGGCCTCCAAattatctactgtatgtgtaattTGTAATATCTACTTGCTTGTACTGAATTACAACACATAACCCAGATACATTTATTGGCCTTTGCCCAACAGGTAACAAAGTACCAATATGAATATTTTAGTCATGTCAGATATGAACACTGCATTTAGCAGGAAGAAAAACGGCAAAAACGTAATGTGAGTAAAGTTTACCCGTTTCATCGAGTCTCATGATGTCATCACGTAGGTTGGTTCCACCTGTGGTTGCCATTACCTTGACTCCACCCATGTGTTTGCTGACCTGGATACATATTTGGCTTACTTGCAGAGCCAGTTCTCTGGTGGGCACTATGACCACAGCTGGAACAATAGAGAAACACTAATGTGATGGAGCGCTACACATTTTTTACAAACCTGAGCATGCATGAACAGAGCTTTTCAAAACCATTCAATCAAGTCAACAACAAGGAGGTAGAAACTGTGAGGAAGCCAGCCctacacccacagacacacagacacagacacacaatgttgCAAAGACACCTTGAGTAGTGATTTTACTTAGGTGTGACATACAGTACCATGAGCAAGTACTTTTGCAAAGGGGATAATCATTCAACTAATGTCCTATTATTTAAAAGTCCAATCTGTAATACATTTAGTGTAATACCCCAAGTGTGACCAAATGAGTCagaaaagtgtttcaacttggcatgtttccttaatatcaacaatgctaatgccagcaTTTcttccttttgaaatttccttTCCATGatggaatttctgtttgtgttttggcctctgAGTTATCAAATGTCAAGTTTGACAGCCCGGCCGGGTTGCCAGTTCTAtctgtaaaaacgtaaacccagaatgctacagctgtaacgtcagtacagccatgaaagcagcaaacaaacaggattggtAGAGATGTATTCTACCCAgcctaaaaataaaattaaaaaaagtgtttgacaGTTGCGTGCCCAGAGACGTAACAATCCGGGTTTACAGTGGAGATTAATTTGAAAGAtgacagcttagagcccaaaatgACACCAAGTTGGTTAATTTTCTCCTGAACAAGTAATCATAAGCTTCAGGTTAATTAATCACGGCTACAAAAGACAGGCATTTTGTCATTTCAATATTTGTGTACTAGTGGAGTGTAGTGGTATTTTTAGTGGTTCCTACCATAGCCAATTTTAAGTTGAGGAAGTCTGTTTGGCATTGTAGAGGACAGCGAGGTTGTGGGGTTTTTAAGAGATCCTAAAGTAATTCTAAACTGAATACGTGTCGGTCAGTTGGCTTTTATGGCATtcaatatagccagcatctaacgttagctactccgctgtgctgtggcGTAACGTCTGGCTATGAGAGACAAGCGTCTAGGAACATTGTTAGATGCTActgtctcagcctggcaacatccatgaactttgagtctggggaggGCGGAGACAGCTCTCTCCAGTATTCAGAATTTGTACTGTAGTAACTACTAGCTGttagtattacatattgcacctttaaatatatattcataCAAAAATGTCTGCAATTAACATTTAGTTATTAAGTTATCAAATGATGTTGCGAGATTAAATTTGTAAGcaggcttaaaaaaaataaagcaaatagTCACATTTATTTCTTGGAACCTCAAACTTTTAGCTTGAAAATGAAGAATGACTGATTAAGATTAGGCAAGAGTCAAATGTGACATTTACTGTAGCAGAAAACGAGCTCTCACCTTGTATGCAGTCCCTCTTCAGGTCAATGCGTTCAAGTAAGGGAATGAGGTAGGCTCCACTCTTTCCCGTGCCATTCTTAGCTCTGGCCAAGATATCCCTTCCTGACAGTGCAATGGGAATGCTTTCCTCCTGCGCAAAAAGCAGTAAAAGATTCATACTTAACACTATTTTCTATGCAGTCAGTGCATTTTTAGCACATACCAAATTAAGTCTGCTCTAACTAAATATATTCAAACACTCAATTCAAAATGTTTGGTCACTATTAAATAACATATGGAATGAGTAGATGAAAATAGTAACAGTCCCAGGTCATTATCCCACTAATATCCCATTCAGGCTGCTCAGCAATGCAGGTTAAACCCTGTTAGGGGGCCTATCTGAATGGGACAGATGAAGAGAAGTCAAGGGATAATCAAAATCTTGGAGCCATTAATGTACAAAACGTCACTGCATTCAACCCAATACCTTTTAAGATaacagtctggaccaaagtggtggaccgactGACATTGCCATGCCACAAGCAGGGCTTAAAACAGTTTATATAAAATAGTAATTCACTTTTTTCCTGCGTCACCAGTCTGACCTAGGATcaaaccccaaacaaaacccTTCACATAAAACCCTGTGCAATATATTTCAAATTAGACATTGCAGTCATTTAATGACAAAACCAGAGATTGACCAATACAATTAGAATTCCTTATTTTAATTTAGGAAACGGTATCAAAGAAAATGCTGATGACGGGTCAAGGTCACGTTAACAGTATGACTGCCAGGATTTTCAAAACACACCAAACTAATTATGAAAACATGCACATCTTTAAGCAAGACACCTTCTTGTATAATGGCAAAAAGGGATCAAATTGAAGTTGTGTCTGAATGTACCTGAATTGGAGATGGCTTTTCCCAGCCCATCTCAAAGATTCCCATAAGTAGCTCCCTCTTTAGGCAATAATCTTCAAACTCGTTGCCTTTAGTTGCAGTCACATCCTGTAATCATAGAATGATATACTCATTAGCATTTGGTTAACAATATGTAAATCATAGGCTTGTAAACTAATTGATTATTCCCTAACTGATAATGGaaggagggaagaaaaaaaaaaaaaaaagttgacttAAGTGTCAACCAATTTGAGAAATTCCCAACCTTAAGTTCTTTTCTTTACACTTATCGGCCCTTTTGTAGCCCTCTCATCAGCTACagaacaaatacagaaatacaaaatttaaaaaaaatgtaataagttTTTCTTAGAtccagagtaaaaaaaaaccactAAAATCGGACCACTGCAAAAATTCCAATAAAAGACAAActtataaaaaggtttttaatagcATGACTGTAAAACAGTGGCATGCAATTCTGTGCTTTATTAAAAGTACCAAATATCCAGAGCCAAGAACCCCAGTATGACAGCAAATGTTCGGTTACCACATAATAGTTAACAATGCATGTATGGCATTCTTTTTATAAGGTGCAAAAGTTGTATCAGCCCCACCTTGTTTATGGTAATAGTATGAACAATAGCTACTCTTCATAAAATAGCCAGGCTTACAAGGATTTGCTAGCATGGCTGAAAAGCCAACAAAACAGAACTTGCTGGGTGTTTAATAAAGTTAAAGACAGTTTAAAAATGACTGCATATCAGGGACATTACAAGCAAAAGGACCTGTCAAAAAGCACAGGTGAAACAAGTATTTGTAGGTAAAAAAGGACTTTCTTGTACCAACCGAAGTTTTCATTCTCATGTCTTTTGGGGGCAATTTCAAACTTTTCTTCCAGTCATCTCCAGGCCTGCGGAGGGTAAAGCACTTGTAAGCAGTAAGTATGACAAAATAATTGacagtaacaattttgccaacTTTTGTCAGAAAACTTACTTGATTACAGCGTTGGCTGTAGGGGCCGGTTGGGAGTTGCCATTGTTGATTGTGCCTTTCATCTGATTAAGCTGCTGCAGTAGAGGGCCTCCACCTCCACCTGGTGCTCCAGCAGGCTTCACTGGGCCTCTGAGCTGTCCATTCTGGTTGGACAAGCCCAAAATCACTGGGTTCTCTGTCCTGGCGGTACTCATGTTTATTGAGCTTTACTTTCCGTTTCAATAGCAATGAAATCTCTAACAGTCTCAAAATGAAGTGAGCCCAGTGTGCTGGGACCACTCAAAGCACAAGATTGTCCTTCCCTCTTGAGACTTTAATAatatacaaatgtaaatgttcaaatgttttgtcTCTGCAGGTTCCTTGacaatattgttgttgtttctggaACGTCAAgtgtcaaaaacaaatccctCTCCTTTTTTTAGTAAACGTCTAAGCATTGATTTCTTAAGCAAATTAGGGTTTAGCATGGATGTAATCTGCCATTTTTATCCAAAACCATACACCAGGAGGGCTAAACTAGCTTTCAAGTACTGGCAGACTGTTTAGCTAGCCATCTTGTTTAGCTAGCTTCACTGAGCAGCTGCGTCCTTTCTCAAGTTTCTTCAACCCTGAAACATACGAGACACAGTGTTAACATGTTCGACAAAAAACTAAGTAGCATTACAATTGAATGATATGTGGCAAAagacaacatactgtatttagaGGGTGGCTAACTAGACTTATAGAATTCATATTTAACGTTAGCGTATTCAACAACTGACAGTAACGTCAGATGGCTGGCCTTACGTCAGAAGTTAGCCTACCCAGCAGTGGGTCGTAACGTTAATGATGCATAGCTAGTTAACAATTGCTAGCATGTAGACGTTGATTTCCCGAAAGTCAACCACACCAGTAGTTTCTGTACAGTTAGGTTACCTGCCGCTTGAAAGCTCGAAAGAATAGATGTCGGAATACATGACTGACCTAGAGCATGTTCTCTCTGTTGTACCCAaccaactagctagctaactggaAGGGaaaaagctaacgttaccccGCTAATAACTTAACACGGACATCTGGCTAACTagctaggttagctagctagccaatGTTGTGCTGGTTATACCGAATTCAGTTTTTGTTAACCCAGTCAGTATGTTATACCGCTAGTGCAAATAATAACCGATACCTTTTTCAATTTTAGCAAACGAACAAGACTTGATATCCGATATTAACTAATATTAGGTTGCAAGCTAACTCAATTGACGATTGCCGTGCTAACGTTAGGTATGCTAGCAAGCTAACAAACTTGCTAACGATAGCGAAATAACATTTACAGTTAACGCTAATTGTAAAAGTCACCACAAAATAATGGAATACCAGGTTTGCGTTAGCTAGTTTGGATGTACATGCATTTACCTTGGATAACGGAAATAACCGGTTTCCTATGCGTTGTACTCAATTTTAGCTGACTACGAAAGAGTCTTGTCAACCAACCGTTCAAGATGGCTTCCACTCGTATTTGAACCCGCCCCCATCCAAGTAATCAGCTgatttcatttcaaatcaaGGATTTGATTTGGGATTTTACTTTACCTAAAGGGCGTCCTGTCAAAAATGATACTTCAGACTATCTTGAACTGACATCCACTCCACTAGCATCGATCCAGAGTTGTTGTTGGACTGGTGGAACAGTTACTATCAGTGTTCTAGTTTGCTAATTCCAAAGTAAGGTGAGCCTACATGAATAATATCTtgattaaccctcctgttgtcctcgggtcaattttgaccccttttaaaaatgtctacatcagaaatatggcattctttttaacaaaattacaacaaaaaaatgatggattccatgcaacgctctttgcaaagacaattaatcactttcattgaactTCGGGTggaaattgaaatggtttcaaatcagtaTCCCGACCAAACTCATTAATTCAACATGATCTTGACTATTTACccaaaataattcttaatttctgctttatatatatatatatatatatatatatatatatatatatatatatacactgtataaacACATACCTGTACATCACAGTATGCATGTatcacaaaaaattaaaaaaagtaaaaataaatactcAATTCAATAAATAACCAAAACAT comes from Etheostoma spectabile isolate EspeVRDwgs_2016 chromosome 3, UIUC_Espe_1.0, whole genome shotgun sequence and encodes:
- the ddx6 gene encoding probable ATP-dependent RNA helicase ddx6 — its product is MSTARTENPVILGLSNQNGQLRGPVKPAGAPGGGGGPLLQQLNQMKGTINNGNSQPAPTANAVIKPGDDWKKSLKLPPKDMRMKTSDVTATKGNEFEDYCLKRELLMGIFEMGWEKPSPIQEESIPIALSGRDILARAKNGTGKSGAYLIPLLERIDLKRDCIQAVVIVPTRELALQVSQICIQVSKHMGGVKVMATTGGTNLRDDIMRLDETVHVIIATPGRILDLIKKGVAKVNQVQMVVLDEADKLLSQDFVLMMEEMLGFLAKQRQILLYSATFPLSVQKFMNAHLQKPYEINLMEELTLKGVTQYYAYVTERQKVHCLNTLFSRLQINQSIIFCNSSQRVELLAKKISQLGYSCFYIHAKMRQEHRNRVFHDFRNGLCRNLVCTDLFTRGIDIQAVNVVINFDFPKLGETYLHRIGRSGRFGHLGLAINLITYDDRFNLKGIEEQLGTEIKPIPGIIDKSLYVAEYHSESGEELKP